A region of Esox lucius isolate fEsoLuc1 chromosome 3, fEsoLuc1.pri, whole genome shotgun sequence DNA encodes the following proteins:
- the mc4r gene encoding melanocortin receptor 4, with protein sequence MNTTRQHHNGSFHLRNHSSGALSLRHQQPPTGADRHHASTGCYEQLLISTEVFLMLGIFSLLENILVIAAIVKNKNLHSPMYFFICSLAVADMLVSVSNATETVVMVWITDSNIEMGGGVVKSVDNVFDSMICSSLLASIWSLLAIAVDRYVTIFYALRYHNIMTVHRAAAIITSIWTFCTVSGVLFIIYSESTTVLICLIVMFFSMLALMASLYVHMFMLARLHMKRIAALPGNGPILQAANMKGAITLTILLGVFVVCWAPFFLHLILMISCPRNPYCLCFMSHFNMYLILIMCNSVIDPLIYAFRSQEMRKTFKEICCWYGFSSLLCLYV encoded by the coding sequence ATGAATACCACAAGACAGCACCACAATGGATCGTTTCACCTGCGGAACCACAGCTCTGGAGCTCTGTCTCTCAGACATCAGCAGCCTCCAACTGGGGCTGACAGACACCACGCTTCAACGGGGTGCTACGAGCAGCTGCTCATCTCCACAGAGGTCTTCCTCATGCTGGGCATATTCAGTCTGCTGGAGAACATCCTGGTCATCGCTGCCATCGTCAAGAACAAGAACCTCCACTCTCCCATGTACTTCTTCATCTGCTCCCTGGCTGTAGCCGACATGCTGGTCAGCGTTTCCAACGCCACCGAGACCGTGGTCATGGTATGGATCACAGACAGTAACATAGAGATGGGTGGTGGCGTGGTCAAAAGCGTGGACAACGTGTTCGACTCAATGATTTGCAGTTCCCTGCTGGCGTCAATCTGGAGCCTGCTGGCCATAGCCGTGGACCGCTACGTGACCATATTCTACGCGCTGCGCTACCACAACATCATGACGGTACACCGAGCCGCCGCCATCATCACCAGCATCTGGACCTTCTGCACGGTGTCCGGTGTCCTTTTCATCATCTACTCGGAGAGCACTACTGTCCTCATCTgcctcattgtcatgttcttcaGCATGCTGGCGCTCATGGCCTCGCTCTATGTCCACATGTTCATGCTGGCGCGGCTGCACATGAAGAGGATCGCGGCTCTGCCGGGCAACGGCCCCATCCTGCAGGCTGCCAATATGAAGGGAGCCATCACCCTGACCATCCTGCTGGGCGTGTTCGTGGTGTGCTGGGCGCCCTTCTTCCTCCACCTTATCCTGATGATCTCCTGCCCCAGGAACCCCTACTGCTTGTGCTTCATGTCCCACTTCAACATGTACCTTATCCTCATCATGTGCAACTCTGTGATTGACCCGCTGATCTACGCCTTCAGGAGCCAGGAAATGAGAAAGACATTCAAGGAGATCTGCTGCTGGTATGGTTTTAGCTCCCTGCTGTGTCTCTATGTGTGA